One Methanolinea sp. DNA window includes the following coding sequences:
- the folP gene encoding dihydropteroate synthase, with translation MQRCTVRGLPVGGGAPVRIMGVINCSPESFFQGSYTPPAAVHSRACHLVEEGADIVDIGARSTAPRAPPLDPREEISRMREALSSLDGSGIRVSVDTTDREVLEVCLGFDIALVNDISGFLDPAYASRVAEAGLPAVLMASVRAPGDPVTLEEVHRAVSVVETRADAAGVTEFILDPGVGLWTPGRTPDLDWEICRRFGEFTAYERPLLAAVSRKTFLGQVGDRPPEGRLASSLAMAALLVERGADIVRTHDVAATRDAVRVAERIRQSA, from the coding sequence ATGCAAAGGTGCACGGTGAGGGGGCTCCCTGTCGGCGGGGGCGCGCCGGTCAGGATCATGGGGGTCATCAACTGCAGTCCCGAGTCCTTCTTCCAGGGGTCCTACACCCCGCCGGCCGCGGTCCACTCGCGGGCATGCCATCTCGTCGAGGAGGGCGCAGACATCGTCGACATCGGGGCCCGGAGCACCGCTCCCCGCGCACCGCCCCTCGACCCGCGCGAGGAGATCTCGCGGATGAGGGAGGCGCTCTCGTCCCTCGACGGGTCGGGCATCCGCGTCTCTGTCGACACGACGGACAGGGAGGTCCTCGAGGTCTGCCTCGGTTTTGACATCGCGCTCGTGAACGACATCTCCGGCTTCCTCGACCCTGCCTACGCGTCGCGCGTCGCGGAAGCAGGCCTTCCCGCCGTCCTCATGGCATCGGTGCGGGCCCCTGGCGACCCGGTGACGCTGGAAGAGGTCCACCGCGCAGTCTCGGTGGTGGAGACGCGGGCCGATGCCGCCGGTGTTACGGAATTCATCCTCGACCCGGGGGTGGGCCTCTGGACGCCGGGGAGGACGCCCGACCTCGACTGGGAGATCTGCCGGCGGTTCGGTGAATTCACCGCGTACGAGCGCCCCCTCCTCGCCGCGGTCTCGCGAAAGACTTTCCTTGGGCAGGTGGGGGACCGCCCCCCGGAGGGGAGGCTCGCCTCTTCCCTCGCGATGGCTGCCCTCCTCGTCGAGCGGGGTGCCGACATCGTGAGGACACACGACGTCGCCGCGACCCGCGATGCCGTCCGCGTCGCCGAGAGGATCAGGCAGTCCGCATGA
- the folD gene encoding bifunctional methylenetetrahydrofolate dehydrogenase/methenyltetrahydrofolate cyclohydrolase FolD, with product MILDGKRLSEERLAILKEEIERSGLSPSLATVIVGTDPASQMYVRMKHRACGTVGIRSVGVELPAEASTRDVVDAIDRLNKDPGVNGILVQLPLPPHVDTSQVVESVDPRKDVDGFHPYNMGCLFQGSPVFAPCTPAGIMSLLAHYGVETEGTRAVVLGRSIEVGRPMAALLLNAHATVTICHSRTRNLPSVTREADILVVAVGKPRFVGPKMVREGATVVDVGTHRVDGILCGDVDFERVKDVAGAITPVPGGVGPMTIATLMENTFLAARIQSCKGAR from the coding sequence ATGATACTTGACGGAAAGAGACTCTCCGAGGAGCGCCTCGCGATCCTGAAGGAGGAGATAGAGCGCTCCGGCCTCTCCCCGTCGCTCGCGACGGTGATCGTGGGGACGGACCCCGCGTCCCAGATGTACGTCCGCATGAAGCACAGGGCGTGCGGGACCGTCGGTATCCGGTCGGTGGGGGTCGAACTCCCGGCCGAAGCATCCACGAGGGATGTAGTGGACGCGATCGACCGGCTCAACAAGGACCCGGGCGTCAACGGAATCCTCGTCCAGCTCCCCCTCCCCCCGCACGTCGACACGTCGCAGGTCGTCGAATCCGTCGACCCGCGCAAGGACGTCGACGGGTTCCACCCCTACAACATGGGCTGCCTGTTCCAGGGGTCGCCTGTCTTTGCCCCCTGCACGCCGGCGGGGATCATGTCACTTCTCGCGCACTACGGCGTCGAGACGGAGGGGACCCGCGCGGTCGTGCTCGGCCGGAGCATCGAGGTCGGCCGCCCCATGGCCGCGCTCCTCCTCAATGCCCACGCGACCGTCACCATCTGCCACAGCAGGACGCGCAACCTCCCCTCCGTGACCCGCGAGGCAGACATCCTCGTCGTCGCCGTCGGGAAACCGCGGTTCGTAGGCCCGAAGATGGTCAGGGAGGGTGCGACCGTCGTGGACGTCGGGACCCACAGGGTCGACGGGATTCTCTGCGGGGACGTCGACTTCGAGAGGGTAAAGGACGTGGCAGGCGCCATCACGCCGGTCCCGGGCGGCGTCGGCCCGATGACGATCGCGACCCTCATGGAGAACACGTTCCTCGCGGCGCGGATCCAGTCATGCAAAGGTGCACGGTGA
- the glyA gene encoding serine hydroxymethyltransferase, giving the protein MSYLARTDPEIAAVIANEMERQKNGLELIASENVVSRAVLEAMGSIMTNKYAEGYPGKRYYGGCEFHDVAENLARERLKQLFGAEHANVQPHSGTQANMAVYFATMKPGDLMLSMKLSQGGHLSHGSPVSFTGQFYRVAQYGVDPVTETIDYGVVEEIARRERPSVIVCGASAYPRTIDFRAFQEIAEGVDAYCMADIAHIAGLVATGFHPTSVGVTDFTTTTTHKTLRGPRGGAIMCGAENAALIDRAVFPGMQGGPLMHTIAAKAVCFKEALRPSFKEYNRQIVKNAKVLAESLMEQGLRLVSGGTDNHLMLIDLTDLGITGLEAEQALGRAHITVNKNTIPNEQRSPFITSGLRVGTPAVTSRGMKEEEMRQIGEWIGTILRDIRDENKIREIGEEVRAMASRFPLYPE; this is encoded by the coding sequence ATGTCTTACCTGGCCAGAACCGATCCGGAGATCGCGGCTGTCATCGCAAACGAGATGGAGAGGCAGAAGAACGGCCTCGAGCTGATCGCGTCGGAGAACGTGGTGAGCAGGGCCGTCCTCGAGGCCATGGGCTCGATCATGACGAACAAGTACGCCGAGGGGTACCCCGGGAAGAGGTACTACGGCGGGTGCGAGTTCCACGACGTGGCCGAGAATCTCGCGAGGGAGAGACTGAAACAGCTCTTCGGAGCCGAGCACGCGAATGTCCAGCCCCACTCCGGAACGCAGGCGAACATGGCGGTATACTTCGCCACCATGAAGCCGGGAGACCTCATGCTCTCCATGAAGCTCTCGCAAGGAGGGCACCTCTCCCACGGGTCGCCTGTCAGCTTCACAGGCCAGTTCTACAGGGTTGCCCAGTACGGCGTCGACCCCGTGACCGAGACCATCGATTACGGCGTCGTCGAGGAGATCGCCCGGAGGGAGCGCCCCTCGGTCATCGTGTGCGGCGCGAGCGCCTATCCTAGGACGATCGATTTCCGCGCGTTCCAGGAGATCGCGGAGGGCGTGGACGCGTACTGCATGGCCGACATCGCCCACATCGCGGGGCTCGTGGCAACGGGGTTCCACCCCACGTCCGTAGGGGTGACCGACTTCACGACGACCACGACCCACAAGACGCTCCGCGGGCCCCGGGGTGGCGCGATCATGTGCGGCGCGGAGAACGCGGCGCTCATCGACAGGGCCGTGTTCCCGGGGATGCAGGGGGGGCCCCTCATGCACACCATCGCGGCGAAGGCCGTCTGTTTCAAGGAGGCGCTCCGTCCCTCCTTCAAGGAATACAACAGGCAGATTGTGAAGAACGCGAAGGTGCTCGCGGAATCGCTCATGGAACAGGGACTCCGCCTCGTCTCGGGGGGCACGGACAACCACCTGATGCTCATCGACCTGACGGACCTCGGCATCACGGGGCTCGAGGCAGAGCAGGCGCTGGGGCGTGCCCACATCACGGTGAACAAGAACACGATCCCCAACGAGCAGAGGAGCCCGTTCATCACGAGCGGCCTGCGGGTCGGGACTCCCGCGGTGACGAGCAGGGGAATGAAGGAGGAGGAGATGCGCCAGATCGGCGAGTGGATCGGGACAATCCTCAGGGACATCCGCGACGAGAACAAAATCAGGGAAATAGGGGAGGAGGTACGGGCGATGGCCTCCCGGTTCCCGCTGTACCCCGAGTGA
- the smc gene encoding chromosome segregation protein SMC: MHITELEIDNFKSFTKKTKIPFYEGFSVISGPNGSGKSNIIDAILFALALSSSRSLRAEKLTDLINLNSGKNSAEVTLTFSDGTKIRRRIKRSPTGYYSYTYLNNRLCKQSEVNDLLAKHGIKPHGYNVVMQGDITRIIEMSDFERRKIIDEIAGVAEFDQKKAQALSELEIVRERIEREELVLRELATRLEELGREREQALLYRKWQETLERLEGMRAAATLHARERDLAALSRAIEDERIALERVISDRSLEENEIAYLKRDLEEIDSQINQKSGAEYLKLIADLEEAKATIRLAEQAIARAKREKEASLEALSRTFMDQKRAEARIAECTQAIREMTVDRTNLAMEVATLGAQIEKIEEEIRSQSRDAEGARDELFSLMQSVEAKKGERSTLLHQKDMLLERSRMRTGERERLEERRSALAAESARVEEEARKYLREKEEREREKAALERDLADRESTVFAKRSTLERLREEYRELEREVVRLEALQQAKGEAWGKALETVLKMEGVHGTIAQLGRAPPEYATALNVAAGQKLHYVVVQDDAVAARAIEVLKAQNLGRVTFLPLSKLNPPHLAPVKEPGVIGYAVDMLEYPPEFAPAFRVVFGGTVIVESLARARKLIGKFRMVTPEGELFEKSGAITGGSFRKPLKGFGAAVDDEVARLRSRMEALSGEIQGFAAEVAAGTREIEQLRTRRIELDAEVSRLAALAGDAARRNEALGRERAQVEEALSALEGEMRSGTAELAAVEAALDGITEAIAQLQRKIEQVKKRLEDTTIPALSDQLEKKKRERDDAERRLRNKESDINELARERQHFSSRLGELKGEAEKIQARIGELDREVETSERQIEEGKARIAGIEERQKQFSSELEELRDQRDRVSAAIKESGEKLLALDAAAERHRVQLEALNERFSSLSREVEELRKSAGDRECDMTLEEIEDGIARAGLEIRKLGAVNMRAIEEYDRVQARISERTEKKEVLSRERATLLERIERFEKMKYDSFMTAFRAIDANFREIFARLTSGNGHLVLENEEDPFSGGLSFAVQPKDKPVHLLSALSGGEKSLITLAFIFAIQKYIPAPFYAFDEVDMSLDGSNIERIAEMIRELSRTSQFIIVSLRKPMIEGADRIIGVTLLPDKSSYVTGIKARA, encoded by the coding sequence TTGCACATCACCGAACTCGAGATCGATAATTTCAAGTCATTCACAAAAAAGACCAAAATTCCTTTTTACGAGGGCTTCTCCGTCATATCGGGGCCGAACGGGTCTGGCAAGAGCAACATCATCGACGCGATCCTCTTCGCCCTCGCCCTCTCGAGCTCCCGGTCGCTCCGCGCGGAAAAGCTGACCGACCTCATCAACCTCAATTCCGGGAAGAACAGTGCGGAAGTGACGCTCACGTTCTCCGACGGCACGAAGATCCGGCGTCGCATCAAGCGGAGCCCGACGGGGTACTACAGCTACACCTACCTGAACAACCGCCTGTGCAAGCAGTCCGAGGTGAACGACCTCCTCGCGAAGCACGGCATCAAGCCCCACGGGTACAACGTGGTGATGCAGGGCGACATCACGCGGATCATCGAGATGAGCGACTTCGAGCGGCGGAAGATTATCGACGAGATCGCAGGTGTCGCGGAGTTCGACCAGAAGAAGGCCCAGGCCCTCTCGGAGCTCGAGATCGTGAGGGAACGCATAGAAAGGGAAGAACTCGTCCTCCGCGAGCTCGCGACGAGGCTCGAGGAACTGGGGAGGGAGAGGGAGCAGGCCCTCCTCTACCGGAAGTGGCAGGAGACCCTCGAGAGACTCGAGGGGATGCGGGCCGCGGCCACTCTCCACGCGAGGGAGCGTGACCTTGCCGCCCTCTCGCGCGCGATCGAGGACGAAAGGATCGCACTCGAGAGAGTCATTTCGGACCGGAGCCTCGAGGAGAACGAGATCGCGTACCTGAAAAGGGACCTCGAGGAGATAGATTCCCAGATCAACCAGAAGAGCGGCGCGGAGTACCTGAAGCTCATCGCGGACCTCGAGGAGGCAAAGGCAACCATCCGCCTCGCGGAACAGGCGATCGCGAGGGCGAAGAGGGAGAAAGAGGCGAGCCTCGAGGCCCTCTCGCGGACGTTCATGGACCAAAAAAGGGCCGAGGCGCGGATCGCGGAGTGCACCCAGGCAATCAGGGAGATGACGGTCGACCGGACCAACCTCGCGATGGAGGTCGCGACGCTCGGTGCCCAGATCGAGAAGATAGAGGAGGAGATAAGGTCCCAGAGCCGCGATGCCGAGGGAGCGCGCGACGAGCTCTTCTCCCTCATGCAGTCCGTCGAGGCAAAGAAGGGGGAGCGTTCGACCCTCCTCCACCAGAAGGACATGCTCCTTGAGCGGAGCAGGATGAGGACGGGCGAGAGGGAACGGCTCGAGGAGCGTCGTTCTGCCCTCGCCGCGGAATCGGCGCGAGTGGAGGAGGAGGCGAGGAAGTACCTCCGGGAGAAGGAGGAGAGGGAGAGGGAGAAGGCAGCCCTCGAGAGGGACCTCGCGGACAGGGAGAGCACGGTCTTTGCGAAGCGGTCGACCCTCGAGCGCCTGCGCGAGGAATACCGGGAGCTCGAGAGGGAGGTCGTCAGGCTGGAAGCCCTCCAGCAGGCGAAGGGCGAGGCGTGGGGAAAGGCACTCGAGACGGTGCTCAAAATGGAGGGGGTGCACGGGACGATCGCGCAGCTTGGACGGGCACCGCCCGAGTACGCGACCGCACTCAACGTCGCAGCCGGCCAGAAACTCCACTACGTCGTGGTGCAGGACGACGCGGTGGCCGCGAGGGCCATCGAGGTCCTCAAGGCACAGAACCTCGGGAGGGTGACGTTCCTCCCCCTCTCGAAGCTGAATCCCCCCCACCTCGCGCCGGTGAAGGAGCCAGGCGTGATCGGGTACGCGGTGGACATGCTCGAGTACCCCCCGGAGTTCGCACCGGCGTTCCGCGTCGTCTTCGGGGGCACCGTGATCGTGGAATCGCTCGCGCGGGCAAGGAAGCTCATCGGGAAGTTTCGCATGGTGACCCCGGAAGGCGAGCTCTTCGAGAAGAGCGGCGCGATCACGGGCGGGTCGTTCAGGAAACCCCTGAAGGGTTTCGGCGCGGCAGTCGACGACGAGGTCGCGAGGCTGCGGTCCCGCATGGAGGCCCTCTCCGGGGAGATACAGGGATTCGCGGCGGAAGTCGCTGCCGGCACGCGGGAGATCGAGCAGCTGAGGACGAGGAGGATAGAGCTCGACGCGGAGGTGTCGAGGCTCGCCGCACTCGCAGGCGATGCCGCGCGGAGGAACGAGGCGCTCGGGAGGGAAAGGGCACAGGTAGAGGAGGCCCTCTCTGCCCTCGAGGGGGAGATGAGGTCGGGGACCGCGGAACTCGCGGCAGTGGAGGCCGCCCTCGACGGGATCACCGAGGCAATCGCCCAGCTCCAGAGGAAGATCGAGCAGGTCAAGAAGAGGCTCGAGGATACCACGATCCCTGCTCTCTCCGACCAGCTCGAGAAGAAGAAGAGGGAGAGGGACGACGCGGAGAGGCGCCTGCGGAACAAGGAGTCCGACATCAACGAGCTCGCGAGGGAACGCCAGCACTTCTCCTCGCGGCTGGGCGAATTGAAAGGAGAAGCCGAGAAGATACAGGCGAGGATAGGAGAGCTCGACAGGGAAGTGGAGACATCCGAGAGGCAGATCGAGGAGGGGAAGGCCCGGATCGCGGGAATCGAGGAGAGGCAGAAGCAGTTCTCGAGCGAACTAGAGGAGCTGCGCGACCAGCGGGACCGGGTCTCCGCGGCCATCAAGGAATCGGGGGAGAAACTCCTCGCGCTCGATGCGGCAGCCGAGCGCCACAGGGTCCAGCTCGAGGCACTCAACGAGCGGTTCTCGTCCCTCTCGAGGGAGGTAGAGGAACTGCGCAAGTCGGCCGGGGACCGGGAGTGCGACATGACCCTCGAGGAGATCGAGGACGGGATCGCCCGCGCGGGCCTCGAGATACGGAAGCTCGGCGCGGTCAACATGCGCGCCATCGAGGAGTACGACCGCGTGCAGGCGAGGATATCGGAGAGGACCGAGAAGAAGGAGGTGCTCTCGAGGGAGAGGGCAACGCTCCTCGAACGGATAGAACGGTTCGAGAAGATGAAGTACGACTCCTTCATGACGGCATTCCGCGCGATCGATGCCAACTTCCGCGAGATATTCGCGCGGCTCACGAGCGGGAACGGGCACCTCGTCCTCGAAAACGAGGAAGACCCGTTCAGCGGCGGACTCTCCTTTGCCGTCCAGCCCAAGGACAAGCCGGTCCATCTCCTCTCCGCCCTCTCCGGCGGCGAGAAGTCACTCATCACCCTTGCGTTCATCTTCGCCATCCAGAAGTACATCCCCGCGCCTTTCTACGCGTTCGACGAGGTGGACATGTCCCTCGACGGGTCGAACATCGAGAGGATCGCCGAGATGATACGGGAACTCTCGCGGACCTCGCAGTTCATCATCGTCTCCCTGCGCAAACCCATGATCGAGGGTGCGGACCGCATCATCGGTGTCACGCTCCTCCCGGACAAGAGCAGCTATGTTACAGGCATCAAGGCCCGTGCCTGA
- a CDS encoding segregation/condensation protein A: MLQASRPVPEEPVEILVQMAERGEIDPWNIDIVQVTDRFLEELERRKELDLRISGRTLFYAALLLRMKSEYLAAAGHDGEEECGDEEFGEGVIFDIGGVCETGGEGLGPIELLEREIKRRLDRKYLRKPPTTLFELILELRAAEREQRRRQRYMQGFDAALIVVEDIVDIAHDEGYRDAAQAILCQCGEKIASEGIVTLREIASMMGKDVVDVYIPLLYLMFEEKILIWQEEFFGEVFVGAPEGPGGPFA; encoded by the coding sequence ATGTTACAGGCATCAAGGCCCGTGCCTGAGGAACCGGTCGAGATCCTCGTCCAGATGGCGGAGAGGGGGGAGATCGACCCCTGGAACATCGACATCGTCCAGGTGACGGACAGGTTCCTCGAGGAACTCGAGCGCCGCAAGGAGCTCGACCTGCGCATCTCGGGCAGAACGCTCTTCTACGCGGCACTCCTCCTGCGCATGAAGTCCGAGTACCTCGCTGCGGCGGGACACGACGGCGAGGAAGAGTGCGGGGACGAGGAATTTGGGGAAGGGGTAATCTTCGATATCGGAGGCGTCTGTGAGACCGGCGGGGAGGGTCTAGGGCCCATAGAACTCCTCGAGAGGGAGATAAAGCGGAGGCTGGACAGGAAGTACCTCAGGAAACCACCAACGACGCTCTTTGAGCTCATCCTCGAGCTCCGGGCAGCCGAGAGGGAGCAGAGGCGACGACAGCGGTACATGCAGGGGTTCGACGCTGCCCTCATCGTGGTCGAGGACATCGTGGACATCGCCCACGACGAGGGGTACCGCGATGCCGCGCAAGCCATCCTCTGCCAGTGCGGGGAGAAGATCGCGTCGGAGGGGATCGTGACACTCCGGGAGATAGCCTCCATGATGGGAAAGGACGTGGTGGACGTGTACATCCCCCTCCTCTACCTCATGTTCGAGGAGAAGATCCTCATCTGGCAGGAGGAATTCTTCGGGGAGGTCTTCGTGGGGGCGCCGGAGGGCCCTGGCGGTCCCTTCGCCTGA